One Triticum dicoccoides isolate Atlit2015 ecotype Zavitan chromosome 5B, WEW_v2.0, whole genome shotgun sequence genomic window carries:
- the LOC119311232 gene encoding ras-related protein RABA3-like, with product MVSRGKQQEEEAAAGWEGEKEGEIDYVFKVVVVGDSAVGKTQLLGRFAKDEFFLDSKSTIGVEFQTRTLTLHRKQVKAQIWDTAGQERYRAVTSAYYRGALGAMVVYDVTRRATFDHVTRWVEELRAHADGSTVVALVGNKADAAAHRREVPADEAARLAEEQGLFFSEASALTGDNVERAFLALLEEVFAVVSRRALELDEARRTRSGGVSDGGEVLSLRGTTVDLHDPIMETSAMKKTASSQCSCS from the exons ATGGTATCTCGGGGgaagcagcaggaggaggaggcggccgccgGGTGGGAGGGGGAGAAGGAGGGGGAGATCGACTACGTGttcaaggtggtggtggtgggcgaCTCGGCGGTGGGGAAGACGCAGCTGCTGGGGCGCTTCGCCAAGGACGAGTTCTTCCTCGACTCCAAGTCCACCATCGGCGTCGAGTTCCAGACCCGCACCCTCACCCTCCACCGCAAGCAAGTCAAGGCCCAGATCTGGGACACCGCCGGACAGGAGAG GTACCGGGCGGTGACGAGCGCCTACTACCGGGGCGCGCTGGGCGCCATGGTGGTGTACGACGTGACCCGCCGCGCCACCTTCGACCACGTGACCCGCTGGGTGGAGGAGCTCCGCGCCCACGCCGACGGCTCCACCGTCGTGGCGCTCGTCGGCAACAAGGCCGACGCGGCCGCGCACCGCCGCGAGGTGCCGGCCGACGAGGCCGCGCGGTTGGCCGAGGAGCAGGGGCTCTTCTTCTCCGAGGCGTCGGCGCTGACGGGCGACAACGTGGAGCGCGCCTTCCTCGCGCTCCTCGAGGAGGTCTTCGCCGTCGTCTCCCGCCGGGCGCTGGAGCTCGACGAGGCGCGGCGGACGCGCAGCGGCGGCGTCAGCGATGGCGGCGAGGTGCTGTCGCTGAGGGGCACCACGGTGGACCTGCACGACCCCATCATGGAGACCAGCGCCATGAAGAAGACGGCCTCCTCGCAGTGCTCGTGCTCGTGA
- the LOC119311233 gene encoding rhodanese-like domain-containing protein 14, chloroplastic: protein MTTMIAASSIVKANLPCSSRISSCSDFSSGHLWRPLEAAKHYRAHGVRSLRVTCAATKTAKSPAEEEWKIKRQFLLEKRVRSVDVKEALRLQNENNFVILDVRPEAEFKQAHPPGAVNVQIYRLIKEWTAWDIARRAAFAFFGIFAGTEENPEFIKSIEEKLNKDSKIIVACSAGGTMKPTQNLPDGKQSRSLIAAYLLVLNGYKNVFHLDGGLYTWFKEDLPSEGEED from the exons ATGACCACGATGATCGCAGCTAGCTCCATAGTGAAAGCCAACCTTCCTTGCTCGTCAAGGATATCCTCCTGCTCAGACTTCTCATCTGGTCATTTGTGGCGCCCATTAGAAGCTGCAAAACATTACCGAGCGCATGGTGTGCGCTCGCTGCGGGTAACATGTGCTGCCACTAAGACTGCGAAATCTCCAG CTGAAGAGGAATGGAAGATCAAACGGCAATTCCTATTAGAGAAGCGG GTACGTAGTGTTGATGTGAAGGAAGCACTGCGCCTTCAAAACGAAAACAACTTTGTAATTCTCGATGTCAGACCAGAAGCAGAGTTCAAACAG GCTCACCCACCTGGTGCTGTTAATGTACAAATATACAGATTAATAAAGGAGTGGACAGCATGGGATATTGCAAGGAGGGCAGCATTTGCTTTCTTTGGCATATTTGCAGGAACAGAAGAGAATCCTGAGTTTATAAAAA GCATTGAAGAAAAACTTAATAAAGATTCAAAGATAATTGTAGCATGTTCAGCAGGAGGAACAATGAAGCCAACACAGAATCTACCTGATGGGAAGCAATCTAG GTCTCTGATAGCGGCGTATCTGCTGGTCCTAAACGGCTACAAGAACGTGTTCCATCTGGACGGAGGGCTCTACACATGGTTCAAGGAAGATCTACCTTCTGAAGGAGAAGAAGATTGA
- the LOC119311231 gene encoding 2-keto-3-deoxy-L-rhamnonate aldolase-like produces the protein MAASIAAAAAAASVSHVLPAPKPKPRTPPRLSLLPRRRSRAAGAISASASAASDFLAPVPSLKSRLAAGDTLYGLFLLSFSPTLAEIAALAGYDYVVVDMEHGPGGITEALTCLRALDAARTPAVLRLPEACPVWAKKALDLGPAGLMLPAVESPAAAAEAVSHCRYPPRGVRGAAYPIVRASAYGLDDSYLSRCEDDTLIICQVETAAGVAEIDAIAAVEGVDVVQMGPLDLSASMGYLWDPGNRKVRATLREAERKVLEARKKKDAAPKTNAAYLGGFAMPNDPAEQLKHRGYHMVAGAVDIGLFRKAALEDVKRFKEASMEIGEAEGEEEDEKENGYWSE, from the coding sequence ATGGCCGCCtctatcgccgccgccgccgccgccgcgtccgtcTCCCACGTCCTTCCCGCGCCGAAACCCAAGCCCAGAACCCCACCCCGCCTCTCCCTCCTCCCCCGCAGGCGCTCCCGCGCCGCCGGGGCCATCTCCGCGTCCGCGTCCGCGGCCTCCGACTTCCTCGCCCCGGTCCCGTCCCTCAAGTCCCGCCTCGCCGCGGGCGACACCCTCTAcggcctcttcctcctctccttctcccctACGCTCGCCGAGATCGCCGCGCTCGCCGGCTACGACTACGTCGTTGTCGACATGGAGCACGGGCCGGGCGGCATCACGGAGGCCCTCACCTGCCTccgcgccctcgacgccgcccgcaccCCCGCCGTCCTCCGCCTCCCGGAGGCCTGCCCCGTCTGGGCGAAGAAGGCGCTCGACCTTGGTCCCGCGGGCCTCATGCTTCCCGCCGTCGAGTCTCCGGCCGCTGCCGCGGAGGCTGTATCCCACTGCCGCTACCCGCCCCGCGGCGTCCGTGGCGCTGCCTACCCAATCGTCCGCGCATCCGCCTACGGCCTCGACGACTCCTACCTCTCCCGCTGCGAGGATGACACCCTCATCATCTGCCAGGTCGAGACCGCCGCCGGCGTTGCGGAGAtcgacgccatcgccgccgtcgaAGGGGTCGACGTCGTCCAGATGGGCCCGCTCGACCTGTCGGCGAGCATGGGCTACCTGTGGGATCCCGGGAACAGGAAGGTGCGAGCGACCCTGAGGGAGGCTGAGAGGAAGGTGTTGGAGGCCAGGAAGAAGAAGGACGCTGCTCCGAAGACCAATGCGGCTTACTTGGGTGGGTTTGCGATGCCCAATGACCCAGCTGAGCAGCTCAAGCATAGGGGATACCATATGGTTGCAGGTGCAGTGGACATTGGGTTGTTCCGGAAGGCGGCATTGGAGGATgtcaagcggttcaaggaggcgtcAATGGAGATTGGTGAAGCagagggcgaggaggaggatgagaaGGAAAATGGATACTGGAGTGAATGA